The genomic segment TATTGGTGtgttatttcatcttttttttttgtagtcgTGACAATAGTCGTAGCGCTTTGCATATGTCTTATAGTTTCTTGCTCGTTGTATTTTGGTGATATTTGTGATTTCAGATAAATAGTTTATAGTTCTAATCTGTGGGTATCTTATTTTCTGTTATTCTATATTGGCGTAttatttcatcttgttttctGTTTTTATTACATATCTTTGTACTTTCTATCCTGAATCGGACGTCTATCGAAAACAGTATCTCTACTTCTTCTAAGTGGTATGGACAATGTATGCTTTGCCTGTTGTTGAATCGTCTCTTAATTTTTAAATGACAAATatttagaaataattatttttagtatacaTGACAGCTAAAAAAAACGAACGAGTATGTAACAATccttaattatattaattatgaCACAAATTACCTTCCTTAATAGGCTTAATCCTACTCCTAAAAGgtttctaaattaattaaaaccCACACATATTAGGATTCAAAAAATCTAACaacttaattatatattataaatacacgTAAATTCTTAATTGCTTTCTTCAACTCATCAccaacaataaaatatatatatatatatatatgtcacgTCTTTCAAATTCTGATTACTTTGTTATTACAGTGTTTATTAACCTTCAATTAAAACGAATAATAAGAGGAATTAGCACCAACACCAATGACTGCTAATATTGCAGAAGAAACAATAAAAACTCCGAGAATTGAAGGAATAAACAGCAATTGCTCGATTTGTATCGAAGAAACTAAACATGGGGAGATgccttttatttttcctatttgttgtcatagttttcattatttatgtattaaaccATGGGTAGAAAAATATAGGACACGTCCCTTGTGTAGACTCATGTACAGTCTAATGATACTTTACCTGACTTACAGTCCGATGATACTTTATTACACTCACCATCCTCACCGTCTAGTATCAGTAATACTTCACTAGACTTGCAGTTTCGTAATTGTTCATCGGACCTACAGTCTAGTGATACTTTACCTGACTTACAGTCTGTTGATACTTTAACTACACTCACCGTCCTCACCGTCTAGTATCAGTAATAGTTCACCGGACCTACAGTCTAGTGTTACTTTACCTGACTTACAGTCTGGTGATACTTTACTTCACTCACCGTCCTCACCGTCTAGTATCAGTAATATTTCACTAGACTTGTAGTTTCGTAATAGTTTACCGGACCTACAGTCTAGTGATACTTCACTACACGGTGAAATCAGTGATATTTCACTAGACTTGCAGTGTCGTAATAATTCACCAGACTCGCTGTCTAGTGATACTTCACTACACGGAGAAATCACTGATATTTCGCTAGGCTTGCAGTGTCGTAATAATTCACCAGACTCGCTGTCTAGTGATACTTCACTACGCAGTGAAATCAATGATATGTCACTAGACTTGCAGTGTCGTACTAGTTCCCCAGACTCACCGTCTAGTGATACTTCACTAGACTCATGTTCAAAATTTACTCAATAGGATGTCGAGTTTTGTTTTTTTGGACGAGATATTGTAATGTCGAAATCAAAgtacaattcaattttttttatgtaatattacGAGTTAAAGTTATATACATATGATATTGAAAACCGgagtaaatattttaaaagatcaCTCAACTTTGAGAATTACTTAGCAAAGACATTCAATTGTCTTGGTTAAGTGATTTTATAAGAGAAAATACGAAGCTGAATGATTTTATTGGGAGTACAAAACAAAGTCGAATGAACTTTCTACGTAATTCCTCATAGTCGAGCGATCTTTTGAGATATTTACTCTTAAGAAATGAGAAGTCGTAATATAAATACTTATTGTAAATTGTCTATTTGTATGTGTGCTATATATTTTGATAGTATAAATCATATTAAGTATTTTATGattcattaaaaaattatttttacgaCTCACTCAAAAATTAAAAGCACATCCAAAAATGAAACTATTTACGCAAACTCTAGATGAAATTTAAGGTATATATACATACtcctaatttaaatttaaataaagaaaaaaaattattccatccgtccaacaatacttgtccacaatactaaaaatagatgtccaaTAATTAATATTGTCCAGTTtaaaaaatcaatggataatttactttttttctacccattttacccttactattaaatattattcattactCAATATATTTCcaagacattaaatttatttatttataatcatGGTGTTCGAGCCAACTTTCGCATACCCCCACTAAATATACTATATACCTGCCACCCTCCCACTATATTCAAAGAGTATATAGTAAACTTgcttatattatttatttaattttaacatgTATGGTAAGTCAAAAGTAAccaaatatgatttgggatttAATTAGGACACGTATTTCTAAAAAGTTTCTAAATTTAAACCTTTCGAAAAATAGTTGTCTCCTATTCCTATAAGGATTTTGAAATTAACaacttatattataaattataaatatacatAGATCctttattgatttcttttaacTCATCcccaacaattaaaaaaaaatggtaggTTTTGGTTGGTTCGTTTTTGTAGGAGGGGGTTtaactattttaatatatttgtaCCAAGGGATCAAAAAACGACGACGTCCGAACAATACAGAGGAATTAGCACCAGCACCAGCACCAACGACAACAGAAGTAGTGATAGACATTCGTGACGATGAGCAACGTGGAATCGTAACTCATCCAATAATCGAAGGCACGAATAGAGATTGTTGTATCTGTTTAGGAGAATTCGAACAACAAGACGATGCATGCAAACTTATACTTTCTGCATGTTGTCATAGGTTTCATGTTGATTGTGTTCTCCCTTGGTTATTCACGAAAAACAAGACATGTCCATTATGTCGAAATCGCATTAGTACTATCGTGACCTATGATCGAGTTGAAGATCTAATGAAGTTGCTCAGCGACCATCAAAGCTTACAGTTTAGTGAcaggaataaaaaaaattatataacaagtgTTCGAGGTTCAACTCTTACCTTGTCCATTCAATAGCACTTAGCGTGTTACCCAAGTAATGGtactcaaatttttttattttttgctatgTAATATTGAGAGAAAACTCATAAAATATTTATCGTAttgttaattttgttttatttcgtATTTTACTCAGAAATATAATTTAACCTCTAAAATAGTTTCGTTAGTTTTGACAATACGATATAGAGGAATTAGCACCAACACCAACATCAGCACCAACGACAATAGAAAGATCGAGCGGGTACTATTGAAACAACGATGTTTGTGACCCGAACTTTGTTGATCCGGCCCTGAAAAGTTCGCGGTGCGACTCATGTTTGAGATTATTTGGGGGGTCTATGGTGGTAGTAGAGGTATCGAGCCAATAGGCTCAATCGCGGAGCCCACCACTGATTCCGTTGGGGTGCGGAGGAAAAGCTTGTGGTGGTATAAACCTGTATGTTTTTGGGCTTAGGATTTATTTATATACGCACGTATTATATTAGTGCGATTTAGTGGGTCGTTTTTGGACGGTTTATATACGTCATTGAGACTTTCGTCTCCTCATGATTGTGAATTTCCTCTTCCTCGGCCCGTGGTTCTTCTCGTCaagagtttccacgtaaaatctgtgtgttcttattttcttttatttgtggtATTGCTTATTCCTATGTGTTTCATAACAAAAGGAAAAGATAGCGATTGCTCGATTTGTATCGAAGAAATTAAACATAAAGGGacgttttttttatttttcctattagtTGTCATAGGTTTCACTATACTTGTATTAAACCATGGTTAGAAAAAAATAAGACATGTCCCTTGTGTAGTTATAATTATTCCTAATCCAAATAGGTTTGTAAATCAATAACCTAAACTTATAAAAACCTCGTTGTTGCCTTCTAATAAATATAATTCGTGTTGAAAATAATAGAtgttaattttatattgttgCTAATACTTATAATTCGTGTTGAAAATAATAGATGTTAAATCTCCCTGGATACGTGTTCTGGATTGGGTTTGTCATTTTCCCCGTGCTATATTTTATGTTCgtaaaattcatattaaagtgtTTTTACGAAGAATCAAACTCCGAAAATTCACAAGATGATGATGTGGCAATAGAAAGAGCTCGAGTTATGGAAGTAGTGATAGACATTCCTGACGATGAGGAGGCTGGAGCTGAAGATGGAGTTGTAGCTCGTCGAAAGACTAAAGGCACAAATAGCGATTGTTGTATATGTTTAGGAGAATTCGAACAAGAAGACGATACATGTGAACTGATACTTTCTGCATGTTGTCATAGGTTTCACGTTGGTTGTGTTCTTCCTTGGTTATTCGCGAAAAACATGACATGTCCCTTATGTCGCACTAATATTAGTACTATCGTTACCTATGCTCGGGTCGAAGATCTAAATAAATTGCTCAACGACCATCAAGGCTTACAGTTTAGTGATACAGAATGAAAAAATTATACGATAAGTGTTCATGATTCGATTATTACTCTCTCCATTCAAGAGAATCCTAGTATGTAATAGGAGTAGCAATGCACTTACTTTAAGGTGTTATACTAATCCTAGTATGTAATAGGAGTAGCAATGCACTTACTTTAAGGTGTTATACTATTAGTACaaatgtttatatattttaatttcttcgtGTTAGGGTTTGTGACCAAATTTTATTAATTCAGCGCTGAAAAGTTTGTGGTGCGACTCATGTTTGAGATTTTTTGGGGGTCTGTAGTGGTAGCGGAGGGATCGGCCATCGAGCCGATAGGATTTATTTGTAcacacgtattatataagtgcgatttagtgggttgtttttgGCAGTTTATGTACGTCATTGAGACTTTCGTCTCCTCCTTGTATTCCTCAATTTCCTCCTCCTCTGCTGGTGGTTATTCCCgtcaagggtttccacgtaaaatctgtgtcttcttcttgttctctttCGTTTTGTGATATTGCTTATTCCTGTCCGTTTCAATAACACTTCCTTTTGGACATATTTCATCTAgactaaatatatttattaacaaATAGTAAATATTtacaaagaaggaaaaaaaaaacataatgatAATGTTACTAACaagttcaatattttttattttttttttgtatgcaGCTAGCCTTTGTAGTCCACCAATATAGGTAGCTCATCCAACATTGATAAATACACAGTTGTTGAAAAACAAATCAGCTGCAAAAATGTCtttatctaaaaaagaaaaatgaaactttCTCCCATAAATTTGATTGCATAATGTTAGACAATATAGTGTTATTTGACCTTTCCAACATTGAGTGAAAAATTTGTTGTTGAAGATTTTCGAGTAATTCATTTAATTTACTCGTGTGTATATTTAGCAACTTCAGCGCGACGCTTAGCCTGTTCAGCAATCTCATTCAGTTCTCGATAGTTCTTGTCATGGAATAAGCCACTGCTTTCTGCAGTCTGGAGACCGTGAAGTGTTCGTTGAGCCACGGCCCATTGTGCTTCTCTTTCGCCCTTTCCATAGTCCTTCTTCGTTGTGAAGGCGGTCTAATAGTTTTACGAAGAAACAAAGATATAAGGGATCGTTCAAGCATTGAACAAAATGTGATGATGATATAGGTTTGTTTTGTTTACCTTATTCTGCATCATTGAGTCCCATGCATCATTACTCAGCGCGTATCGACTGATGAATTTAAGAACATCAAGAGGGAGATAAGTAATGATTGTGTAAACCCATATGATTGCTGCCCATCCCCATCCAATGCCATGGATCCTTGCAAAGGACCAATTCGCGTAAACAGCGATTATTGTAGCAATCTGAGTTGGAAAAAACAGGATGTTTATTAGtaagaatatatgtatatacagagTTGTGAAGATTGAATTTCAGGACTTACGAATTGGGCTACTAAGAAAGCAACGACAAGTAAGAAACCGGGGCGTTCCATGAAGGACCAGCTTCTTGATCTTGTCACGAAGATGAGCGCCTGACTGATGATACTCACTTGAAGGTATACAGCAGCTGTAAGATCATGGTGACTATCCTTGATTGGTCTAACGCCGAATTTCTCCTGCAGATACACGAGGCAAATTTGTCTATCGAGTTCCAATAGTATGTCTTATTTTAGTTCAGAGAGGAAGCGTTGGGTAACGCCAATATCATGCCAATGGTGAGGCACGAGTGATAGGTCTGGAGGGCTCGAGGAAGTGCTTTTGACATAATGGCAAGTGCTTCTTCCTAAAAGAGGGGAAGATTGAAAGGGAAAGAACTTACCGTAAAGAAATCAGTAGAAGCTGCGAGATAGAAGAACAGAACAGTCATGAGAGCTTGATATGTCCCGAGGACGACCCCAGTGGCAAAGATCTCGTTGAGTTTCCAGGAGTcgggcaaaggagatggcttgaccCTGTCCTTAGAGATGGTCATGATGGTTCCATCATTGAGGATAGCAATGATGAGGACCATGAAAGGTGGGAAGTCGAATTTCCAAATGAGTGCAATGAGCATGAATCCCATCACGACACGGATCGTGATTGAGACTGCATAGATAGTATAGTTCTTCATCCTCTGGAAAATGGCTCTGCTTGTCAATACAGCACTTATAATGACACCGAGACCTGGTTCTGTCAAAACGATATCGGATGCACCCCGAGCTGCATCTGTTGCATCAGCAACTGCAATACCAATGTCTGCCTTCTTCAGTGCTGGTGCATCATTCACACCATCTCCAGTCATACCACAAATGTGCTTTCTTTCTTGTAGCttcttcacaatctcatacttgTGCTCTCCAAAAGATTCAAACAAATCCTTGTGTTAGCTCTAGTACTAATATTGAATAGTAGCAGTACTCCCTCCGAAGAAAGATTTACGAAGGAAGGAAAGAAAGACTTATGAAACTtttggtcttaaacatgtcacacAAAATGTAAAAGAAGGTACTATAGTCAGACCTCTCTATAACAACATGGCACTATAATAGTCAAATTATTTTTGGAACTGATATTTcatgttatgttatattatgtgtTCTATATAACAACATTTCGATATAGAAGCTAAAGAAATGAATGGCACCGTTATATAGAGGTTTAACCATGTTTTACATATTTACCTGGGAAGACTCCTGCAAAGCCGTCAGCCTGCTCAATGAGCTCATCAATGGGAATTTGAGCAATGGACTCGTCCTTGTGGTCACCAAGAAGAGCTGAAGATGGATACATGTTGGTTCCCATACCGAGCCTACGACCAGTTTCTTTACCGATAGCAAGCTGGTCACCAGTGATCATCTTAACATTAACACCAAGCTCAAGAGCTTTGCGAATTGTCTCTGCACTGTCGTGCCTTGGTGGATCAAAGAGAGGTAAAAGACCAACGAATTCCCAAGGTGAACCAGCACTGTCCTTGTCTTTCTCTGGTACAGTCTGCAGAACAATTATCAGGATACATTTCACTAACTCTTAATGAAGTTATCGAACATTATGTTTGTTTTACCTGTCTTGCAACACCCAAAGAACGAAGACCACGGTTAGCAAAGTTGTCGATGATTTCATGAGATTTCTTCAAGGCAGCTCCGCTGAGCCCACAAAGTTCAATAATCTAGCAAAAAACTCTGCTAGATTAGACACACCAAATGTTGAAATTAAGTACTATATGAAAATGAAGGATAAAAGAGATTATATATCTTACTTGCTCAGGAGCACCTTTGCTAGCCCTGTGCCAGTTTCCACTGTCATCGATATAGGTGATTGCAGTTCGCTTATCAACCGGATTAAAGGGAAAGAAATGAACCTCTTGGATGCCTGCTCTTGCCTGCAACATCATAAGTACTTAAGCTCATCTATAATCACTAGTAAAAACAGGAGCTAGCGATGGACAAATTCTGTCGCTGAACAACAAAATACGTTGCTAATAGTATTAGCAACAAATTCTCAAAAAGTTATGTTAGCTTCAACCTATTTAGCAACAGATTAACTAGAAAGCTCATAGTTATTTCCTGTTTTTTGTAGTGAATTAATCTATGGAGAAAAAATCTTGTTCTAATGAGAAAATCAAAATTACTATCATTTCACATTACCTGTTTAGCATCACCCAACATATTAACAATACAAGCATCAATAGCATCCTGGTTTTCGACCCTGGAAGCTCTAGCAGCAAGTAACATAACGGTCTCCTTGTCTGCATTCTTAGGGAATACCTACAACCACGAAGATAAATCGTTATGTTATGATACAAATTTTCATAACAAAAAAGGGTACATATTTGACTTGATTACAGACCTCAATCAAACTTTTGTCAACAGTGAGCTTGTTAAGCGTGAGGGTACCGGTCTTGTCACTGCAAAGAACATCCATACCAGCCATTTCCTCGATAGCAGTCATCCTCTTAGTGATAGCGCCTTGTTGGGACAGCCGATGAGATCCAATAGCCATGGTAACAGATAAGACTGTTGGCATAGCAATTGGGATACCTCCAATAAGCAACACAAGCAAATTGTCAATTCCATCTCTATATTTTCGCTTTTGAATCGGCCACATCACCACAATCTCAATCACTATTCCCACAAGAATTGAGCAGATACAAAAGTTTCCAATAGCAGTCAACACCTGATCATTGATATAACACACAACAAATTTTAGAAATAATACTTCCAGATCTCCTCTTCTTTGCATATGCTATTTTGGAACAATTTTTTTGGTTCTTAAAAAAGAAACAGTTCTTAAATACTTCAActttaaatcatatcaaaatcaccaacaaactttaatttttagaTATAGAACAAGAGCTCTCTATAACAATTATGTATTCTCTACAATAACCTTTCAAAATAACAGCCATGTTTTATGTGAAACCCGATCTTTAATGTTATGTCATGTCCATATGTTTGGAACAACAATGTTGTTATACAGAGGTCTGATTGTAGTAATTATCAAGATCCATTGCATGTCCAAGGACTTACGTTCTTCTTCAATATGTTATTTTGGAACAAATCTTTTTGGTTCGTACtgtattcaaaacaaaaaaattaactttaaatatAGCAAGATCACTAGAATTCTTTTCACCTTTTGGAAATGGCCAACTTGGTTTGTGCTGTCAACAAGATGTGCAGCCTTTCCAAAGAAGGTGTGAACGCCAGTAGCAATGACAACCGCCTCAATCTCGCCTTGCTTGACAGTGGAACCAGAGAAAACTTCATCACCAGGTTGTTTTGTGACCGGTAAGGACTCACCGGTGAGCGCGGCCTGATCAATCTTGAGAGGATCACCCTCAAGAAGACGAGCATCGGCTGGGATAATGTCGCCTAACTTAACACTGATCAGATCACCTGGAACCAGGAGTGCAGCTTCCTCCTCGGACCATTTTCCATCTCTCAAAACCTGAGAACCACACCCTCAAGATTATCATCCATTGCACATAGAGATATAATCGCCAAAAAAACGATCAACAGTGTTGAATATGCTAC from the Capsicum annuum cultivar UCD-10X-F1 chromosome 9, UCD10Xv1.1, whole genome shotgun sequence genome contains:
- the LOC107840811 gene encoding ATPase 8, plasma membrane-type, which gives rise to MASNLSLEDLKNETVDLENIPVEEVFQILKCSKEGLTTGEGQKRIEIFGPNKLEEKKENKFLKFLGFMWNPLSWVMEAAAIMSIVLANGGGKPPDWPDFVGIVVLLIINSTISFIEENNAGNAAAALMANLAPKTKVLRDGKWSEEEAALLVPGDLISVKLGDIIPADARLLEGDPLKIDQAALTGESLPVTKQPGDEVFSGSTVKQGEIEAVVIATGVHTFFGKAAHLVDSTNQVGHFQKVLTAIGNFCICSILVGIVIEIVVMWPIQKRKYRDGIDNLLVLLIGGIPIAMPTVLSVTMAIGSHRLSQQGAITKRMTAIEEMAGMDVLCSDKTGTLTLNKLTVDKSLIEVFPKNADKETVMLLAARASRVENQDAIDACIVNMLGDAKQARAGIQEVHFFPFNPVDKRTAITYIDDSGNWHRASKGAPEQIIELCGLSGAALKKSHEIIDNFANRGLRSLGVARQTVPEKDKDSAGSPWEFVGLLPLFDPPRHDSAETIRKALELGVNVKMITGDQLAIGKETGRRLGMGTNMYPSSALLGDHKDESIAQIPIDELIEQADGFAGVFPEHKYEIVKKLQERKHICGMTGDGVNDAPALKKADIGIAVADATDAARGASDIVLTEPGLGVIISAVLTSRAIFQRMKNYTIYAVSITIRVVMGFMLIALIWKFDFPPFMVLIIAILNDGTIMTISKDRVKPSPLPDSWKLNEIFATGVVLGTYQALMTVLFFYLAASTDFFTEKFGVRPIKDSHHDLTAAVYLQVSIISQALIFVTRSRSWSFMERPGFLLVVAFLVAQFIATIIAVYANWSFARIHGIGWGWAAIIWVYTIITYLPLDVLKFISRYALSNDAWDSMMQNKTAFTTKKDYGKGEREAQWAVAQRTLHGLQTAESSGLFHDKNYRELNEIAEQAKRRAEVAKYTHE